A single Deinococcus sp. Leaf326 DNA region contains:
- a CDS encoding Na+/H+ antiporter subunit E encodes MRGLALNIMLAIVWALFSGEVSTRELAIGFLLGFALQLVFPDALGTRSYVSRSLGLVRFLGFFLRELTVANVQVALFALQSHPPLNPMVVAVPIRLRSDSAQTLLTAVITLMPGSVVLGFSPDRRELYLHIVGTRNTREARESIWRVEAQLLNFLPTPTEPAPTPREVHP; translated from the coding sequence GTGAGAGGTCTGGCACTCAATATCATGCTCGCCATCGTCTGGGCGCTGTTCTCGGGCGAGGTCAGTACCCGCGAGCTGGCGATCGGGTTCCTGCTGGGCTTCGCGCTTCAGCTCGTGTTCCCCGACGCCCTGGGCACCCGCAGCTACGTGTCGCGCAGCCTGGGCCTGGTGCGCTTCCTGGGGTTCTTCCTGCGCGAGCTGACGGTCGCCAACGTGCAGGTGGCCCTGTTTGCCCTCCAGTCGCACCCGCCCCTGAACCCGATGGTGGTCGCGGTGCCCATCCGGCTGCGCAGCGACTCGGCCCAGACGCTGCTGACCGCCGTCATCACCCTGATGCCCGGCAGCGTGGTGCTGGGGTTCAGTCCGGACAGACGCGAGCTGTACCTGCATATCGTGGGCACGCGCAACACCCGCGAGGCCCGCGAGAGCATCTGGCGGGTCGAGGCGCAGCTCCTTAACTTTCTGCCCACCCCCACCGAGCCGGCCCCCACCCCCAGAGAGGTGCACCCATGA
- a CDS encoding benzoate/H(+) symporter BenE family transporter — MSDLRRVPVGALVAGMVAVLVSFASNIPLFVQAFAAAHYSPAQGASGLASMYLLLGVMGMVLCWRYRVPVILGWNTPGLAVLIAEAGQFSTQEVVGALLVSGAVLFLIGLSRAFDWLARALPLPLASALLAGVLLPFVLRGLAAIPQAPALTVPTLLAFVLVRVFAPRWAVPSALVVGVSAAALTGTLHFGGAGTLHLLARPEWITPVFSAQALLTLALPCTVLALTSQHLAGMAVLRSHGYQQPPPALLVTVTGAASVVAAPVGSVTLNMGAITAAMCMGPDVHPDPGRRYVAGLVCAAGYLVLALCAGALLGLAGTFPAPLLYLLAGLALLGPVLGGVQHALAEPRWREGALLTLACTAAGFSLLGIGGAVWGLGLGWGSAALGEWVRRRRERPDAGRSDAS; from the coding sequence ATGTCTGACCTCCGGCGGGTGCCGGTCGGGGCGCTCGTGGCCGGCATGGTGGCCGTGCTCGTCAGTTTTGCAAGCAACATTCCGCTGTTCGTGCAGGCCTTCGCCGCCGCGCACTACTCGCCCGCGCAGGGGGCCAGTGGGCTGGCGAGCATGTACCTGCTGCTGGGCGTGATGGGCATGGTGCTGTGCTGGCGCTACCGGGTGCCGGTGATCCTGGGCTGGAACACGCCGGGGCTGGCGGTCCTCATCGCCGAGGCGGGCCAGTTCAGCACGCAGGAGGTGGTCGGTGCCCTGCTCGTCAGCGGCGCGGTGCTGTTCCTGATCGGCCTGAGCCGCGCCTTCGATTGGCTGGCGCGGGCGCTGCCCCTGCCGCTGGCCTCGGCCCTGCTGGCGGGCGTGCTGCTGCCCTTCGTGCTGCGGGGCCTGGCCGCCATTCCGCAGGCGCCGGCCCTCACGGTGCCCACGCTGCTGGCCTTCGTGCTCGTCCGGGTCTTTGCTCCGCGCTGGGCCGTTCCGTCGGCTCTGGTCGTGGGGGTATCGGCCGCCGCCCTGACGGGGACGCTGCACTTCGGCGGCGCGGGGACGCTGCATCTCCTGGCGCGGCCTGAGTGGATCACCCCGGTCTTCAGCGCCCAGGCCCTGCTGACGCTGGCGCTCCCCTGCACGGTCCTGGCCCTGACCTCGCAGCATCTGGCGGGCATGGCCGTGCTGCGCAGTCACGGCTATCAGCAACCTCCTCCCGCCCTGCTGGTGACGGTGACGGGGGCCGCGTCCGTGGTGGCCGCGCCGGTGGGCAGCGTCACCCTGAACATGGGGGCAATCACGGCGGCCATGTGCATGGGGCCCGACGTTCACCCCGATCCGGGCCGGCGCTACGTGGCGGGGCTGGTGTGCGCGGCGGGCTACCTCGTGCTGGCTCTGTGTGCAGGTGCCCTGCTGGGGCTGGCGGGCACCTTTCCGGCGCCGCTGCTGTACCTGCTGGCCGGTCTGGCACTGCTGGGACCGGTGCTGGGCGGGGTGCAGCACGCCCTGGCCGAACCGCGCTGGCGCGAGGGCGCCCTGCTGACCCTGGCCTGCACGGCCGCCGGTTTCAGCCTGCTGGGAATCGGCGGGGCTGTATGGGGCCTAGGCCTGGGCTGGGGCAGCGCCGCGCTGGGGGAGTGGGTCCGGCGCCGCCGGGAACGGCCAGACGCCGGACGTTCAGACGCCTCCTGA
- the mnhG gene encoding monovalent cation/H(+) antiporter subunit G codes for MNDFAPARDIPILLGAFFVLTAAIGVVRFPDLYSRLHASSKLVTLGSAGIFLGVAFSFQDPAAFTRLIAVLLFQFLTTPLSAYLIAQAAYLRGLAPVLPGGIDEWGALGKAEEVAQADRDAVRAMQAEGQ; via the coding sequence ATGAACGACTTCGCGCCCGCCCGCGACATTCCCATCCTGCTGGGGGCCTTTTTTGTGCTCACGGCCGCCATCGGGGTGGTGCGCTTTCCGGACCTGTACTCACGGCTGCACGCGAGTTCCAAACTCGTGACGCTCGGCTCGGCCGGCATCTTCCTGGGGGTGGCTTTCTCGTTTCAGGACCCGGCGGCCTTCACGCGGCTCATCGCCGTGCTGCTGTTCCAGTTCCTGACCACGCCGCTCTCGGCGTACCTCATCGCCCAGGCGGCCTACCTGCGCGGGCTGGCCCCGGTGCTGCCCGGCGGCATCGACGAGTGGGGCGCGCTGGGCAAGGCCGAGGAGGTCGCCCAGGCCGACCGCGACGCCGTGCGCGCCATGCAGGCTGAGGGCCAGTAA
- a CDS encoding DUF2256 domain-containing protein, with protein MARREQSFGGGRKPSERPQKVCPVCGLPFSWRKKWERDWDNVKYCSDRCRAAAKRSGE; from the coding sequence ATGGCGAGGCGTGAGCAATCTTTCGGCGGGGGCCGCAAACCCTCCGAGCGGCCGCAGAAGGTCTGTCCGGTGTGCGGCTTGCCCTTTTCCTGGCGCAAGAAGTGGGAACGCGACTGGGACAACGTCAAATACTGCTCCGACCGCTGCCGCGCGGCCGCAAAACGGAGCGGCGAATGA
- the mbhE gene encoding hydrogen gas-evolving membrane-bound hydrogenase subunit E: protein MTLAVLFPFLMALVCAWAGQKLGRRTGYLAAAAFLPALALALPLAGMPGAAPVTETTRWVAELDLSLAFRGDGFSLLFAVLIGLIGLLASLYSVAYLSATEKFGRFFPYLLLFGGSMLGLVLSDNLIALFGFWEMTSVTSFLLIGLWHTRGAARDGAVKAFLVSALGGLALLTAVAMLVIAGGTASLSGLDLAAVRESPLFTPALLLTILAAATKSAQLPFHLWLPTAMEAPTPVSAFLHSATMVKAGVLLVAKFGLIFGGAALWSGILVPLGLVTLAWGSWLALRQTDLKALLAYSTVSQLGLLVSLYGLADAEGRFAATAHLLNHAAFKAALFFVVGIIDHETGTREIPFLEKLRSKLPLTFVVALVATLSMAGLPPLGGFISKELFYEGMLHRGWPYLAVAVAGSMLTFAYCARLLGIFFARRTPLPAAAEDLREHRVKDHIHEAGPGLLLPPALLAGAALLFGLWPGSAEWLTRTAQGALDFGEYGGHLSLWHGVTPALLATLLTWALGAAVVWQAPAFAALQSRLTPLWNANTVYYTLTQGLGHLASTVVARTQGLALPDQLRIMLLSAGIMGGYAVWRSPQVFQPIGRVPLELVPIGVLLVAGAVGVLLSRNRLTAVIVTGLTGFGSAAAFLALRAPDLALTQLLIEAVTVILFLLAFRYLPGVRDLPRTRGRLILDAVLAGAAGLGTTLLVLSSLRFLAPPISPYYLVNSYSGGGGKNAVNVILVDFRGFDTMGEGLVVAMVALAVSSLVTLGKSGRTRTAPGDSPDLSPLPSRHQNRRRK from the coding sequence GTGACGCTCGCCGTCCTCTTTCCCTTTTTGATGGCCCTGGTCTGCGCCTGGGCCGGCCAGAAACTGGGCCGCCGCACCGGATACCTCGCTGCGGCGGCCTTTTTGCCGGCGCTCGCACTCGCGCTGCCCCTGGCGGGGATGCCCGGCGCCGCGCCCGTCACCGAAACGACCCGCTGGGTCGCGGAACTCGACCTGAGCCTCGCGTTCCGGGGCGACGGCTTCTCGCTGCTCTTCGCGGTCCTGATCGGCCTCATTGGGCTACTCGCCTCGCTGTACTCGGTGGCGTACCTGTCGGCCACCGAGAAGTTCGGGCGCTTCTTTCCGTACCTGCTGCTCTTCGGCGGCTCGATGCTGGGGCTGGTCCTGAGCGACAACCTCATCGCCCTGTTCGGTTTCTGGGAGATGACGAGCGTCACCAGTTTCCTCTTGATCGGTCTCTGGCACACACGCGGGGCGGCGCGCGACGGGGCCGTCAAGGCCTTTCTGGTGAGTGCCCTGGGCGGCCTGGCGCTGCTCACAGCGGTCGCCATGCTCGTCATCGCGGGCGGCACGGCCAGTCTCTCAGGCCTAGACCTGGCGGCCGTGCGTGAGTCTCCCCTGTTCACCCCGGCGCTGCTGCTCACGATTCTGGCGGCGGCGACCAAGAGCGCGCAGCTGCCCTTCCACCTGTGGCTCCCCACCGCGATGGAAGCCCCCACGCCGGTCTCGGCTTTCCTGCACTCGGCCACGATGGTCAAGGCGGGCGTACTGCTGGTCGCCAAATTCGGGCTGATCTTCGGGGGGGCCGCGCTGTGGTCGGGCATTCTGGTGCCGCTGGGCCTCGTCACGCTGGCCTGGGGGTCGTGGCTGGCACTGCGCCAGACTGATCTCAAGGCTCTGCTGGCCTACTCGACCGTCTCGCAGCTCGGGCTGCTCGTCAGCCTGTACGGCCTGGCGGACGCCGAGGGCCGCTTTGCCGCCACCGCGCACCTGCTCAACCACGCGGCCTTCAAGGCGGCGCTGTTCTTCGTGGTGGGCATCATCGACCACGAGACTGGCACCCGCGAGATTCCGTTCCTGGAAAAGCTGCGGTCTAAGCTGCCGCTGACCTTCGTAGTCGCGCTCGTCGCCACCCTGAGCATGGCGGGGCTGCCGCCGCTGGGCGGGTTCATTTCCAAGGAGCTGTTCTACGAGGGGATGCTGCACCGCGGCTGGCCCTACCTCGCCGTGGCGGTGGCGGGCAGCATGTTGACCTTCGCGTACTGCGCGCGCCTGCTGGGCATCTTCTTCGCGCGGCGCACCCCGCTGCCCGCCGCCGCCGAGGACCTGCGGGAGCACCGGGTCAAGGACCACATCCACGAGGCGGGGCCCGGCCTGCTGCTGCCGCCCGCCCTGCTGGCCGGAGCCGCGCTGCTGTTCGGCCTGTGGCCCGGCAGCGCCGAGTGGCTGACCCGCACGGCGCAGGGCGCGCTGGACTTCGGAGAGTACGGCGGCCACCTGTCGCTGTGGCACGGCGTGACCCCGGCCCTGCTCGCCACGCTGCTCACTTGGGCGCTGGGCGCGGCGGTCGTATGGCAGGCCCCCGCCTTCGCCGCACTGCAAAGCCGCCTCACGCCGCTGTGGAACGCCAACACGGTCTACTACACCCTCACGCAGGGACTGGGCCACCTCGCGAGCACCGTGGTCGCGCGCACGCAGGGGCTGGCGCTGCCCGACCAGCTGCGCATCATGCTGCTCAGCGCCGGAATCATGGGCGGCTACGCGGTGTGGCGCTCGCCCCAGGTGTTTCAGCCGATCGGGCGCGTGCCGCTGGAGCTCGTGCCCATCGGGGTGCTGCTCGTGGCGGGCGCGGTCGGGGTGCTGCTCTCGCGCAACCGCCTGACCGCCGTCATCGTGACCGGCCTGACCGGGTTTGGGAGCGCGGCGGCCTTCCTGGCCCTGCGCGCACCCGACCTCGCCCTGACGCAACTGCTCATCGAGGCGGTCACAGTCATTCTGTTCCTGCTGGCCTTCCGGTACTTGCCGGGGGTCCGCGACCTGCCGCGCACACGGGGCCGCCTGATTCTGGACGCCGTACTGGCCGGCGCAGCGGGCCTGGGCACCACCCTGCTCGTCCTGAGCAGCCTGCGCTTTCTGGCCCCGCCCATCTCGCCCTACTACCTCGTGAACAGCTACTCGGGCGGCGGCGGCAAGAATGCCGTGAACGTCATCCTGGTCGACTTCCGGGGCTTCGACACCATGGGCGAGGGCCTGGTCGTGGCGATGGTCGCGCTGGCGGTGTCGAGCCTCGTGACGCTGGGCAAGTCGGGCAGGACCCGCACCGCGCCGGGCGACTCTCCGGACCTGAGCCCCCTGCCCTCCCGGCACCAGAACCGGAGGCGAAAATGA
- a CDS encoding sodium:proton antiporter produces the protein MASLFAILIGVLISAGVFLLLSRTVVRVVLGLAFIGYGVNLAILTVAGLDQKSPPLLTLPGPYVDPLPQALVLTAIVIGFATTALLLTVALRAYQVAGHDDVEAFGDNLARESDAGDEVQADPEHQSPDLPDWEGTPAHRPPHLPGDLDPIPEPTVPPPADDSRRQP, from the coding sequence ATGGCCTCACTGTTCGCCATCCTCATCGGAGTCCTGATCTCGGCAGGCGTCTTCCTGCTGCTCTCGCGCACGGTCGTGCGGGTGGTGCTGGGGCTGGCCTTCATCGGGTACGGCGTGAACCTCGCCATCCTGACGGTCGCGGGCCTCGACCAGAAATCGCCCCCACTGCTGACCCTGCCGGGGCCGTATGTGGACCCGCTGCCCCAGGCGCTGGTCCTGACCGCCATCGTCATCGGCTTCGCCACCACCGCGCTACTGCTCACGGTGGCGCTGCGGGCCTATCAGGTGGCCGGCCACGACGACGTGGAAGCCTTCGGCGACAACCTCGCGCGCGAGTCCGACGCCGGCGACGAGGTGCAGGCCGACCCCGAACACCAGAGCCCCGACCTGCCGGACTGGGAGGGCACCCCAGCCCACCGCCCGCCGCACCTGCCCGGCGACCTCGACCCCATTCCCGAACCCACCGTCCCCCCACCCGCTGACGACTCCCGGAGGCAGCCATGA
- a CDS encoding 3-deoxy-7-phosphoheptulonate synthase, with the protein MTHPDPTVQPGRTENLNVSGFTPLITPRALKERHPLTPAAERTVLAGRRAAQDILHGRDDRLLVVVGPCSVHDYAEAVEYAHKLAALRERVKDRLEVQMRVYVDKPRTTVGWRGYLLDPDMNGLNDINKGLELTRKLMIEVAELGLPVATELLDPFAPQYLFDAVAWACLGARTTESQTHRVMASAVSAPMGFKNGTGGGIKLAVDAIVAAASPHAFFTIDDGGQACIVHTQGNPDGHVILRGGRGGPNSAPQFVKEAADLMKAAGLTPAVMVDCSHANSGSDCARQNLVWRDVLGQRLAGQGAIRGLMLESNLQAGKQAIPADLSTLKPGVSVTDACIGWAETETLLQEAHAALAREAVAG; encoded by the coding sequence ATGACCCACCCCGACCCCACCGTCCAGCCCGGCCGCACCGAGAACCTCAACGTTTCGGGGTTCACGCCGCTCATCACGCCGCGCGCCCTCAAGGAGCGCCATCCGCTGACGCCCGCCGCCGAGCGCACGGTGCTCGCGGGCCGCCGCGCCGCCCAGGACATCCTGCATGGGCGCGACGACCGCCTGCTCGTGGTCGTGGGGCCGTGCAGCGTCCACGATTACGCCGAGGCGGTCGAGTACGCCCACAAACTCGCGGCCCTGCGTGAACGTGTGAAGGACCGGCTCGAAGTGCAGATGCGCGTGTACGTGGACAAGCCCCGCACGACGGTGGGCTGGCGCGGCTACCTGCTCGACCCCGACATGAACGGCCTGAACGACATCAACAAGGGCCTGGAGCTGACCCGCAAACTGATGATCGAGGTGGCCGAACTTGGGCTGCCGGTCGCCACCGAACTCCTCGACCCCTTCGCGCCGCAGTACCTGTTCGACGCCGTGGCCTGGGCCTGCCTGGGCGCGCGGACCACCGAGTCGCAGACCCACCGCGTCATGGCGAGCGCCGTCTCGGCCCCGATGGGCTTCAAGAACGGTACCGGGGGCGGCATCAAGCTGGCGGTAGACGCCATTGTCGCCGCCGCCAGCCCCCACGCCTTTTTCACCATCGACGACGGCGGGCAGGCCTGCATCGTGCACACGCAGGGCAACCCCGACGGGCACGTCATCCTGCGCGGCGGGCGGGGCGGCCCCAACTCGGCGCCGCAGTTCGTCAAGGAGGCGGCCGACCTCATGAAGGCTGCCGGCCTGACCCCGGCCGTGATGGTGGACTGCTCGCACGCCAACTCGGGCAGCGACTGCGCGCGCCAGAACCTCGTGTGGCGCGACGTGCTGGGCCAGCGCCTCGCCGGGCAGGGGGCCATCCGGGGCCTGATGCTGGAGAGCAACCTTCAGGCCGGCAAGCAGGCCATTCCCGCCGACCTGAGCACACTGAAGCCCGGCGTGAGCGTCACCGACGCCTGCATCGGCTGGGCCGAGACCGAGACGCTGCTGCAAGAAGCCCACGCGGCGCTGGCGCGCGAGGCCGTGGCGGGGTAA
- a CDS encoding LysR family transcriptional regulator produces the protein MELRHLRHFVALAEEEHFGRAAERVFVVQQALSNSIRNLEDELGVALVLRTTRRVQLTPAGREFLIGARETLALADQTALRARRAARGEVGHLTVGFVSGLAFGGLPEIVRTFRAAFPGVSVDLRELTAQEQEAALRGGLISVGLMLLPVRDPTLDSQALWREPLLAALPAEHPLAARERLTIADLAGEPFVFFPRYLRATYFDQVMRWCAGAGFTPQVVQEAIEIPTLLSLVAAGIGVFLPIEFFSRLSLPGVVYRPVEDAPVIEIVAAWPRGVGTPPQPDPLVEAFLKVAGEVLDERRGGV, from the coding sequence ATGGAACTGCGTCACCTGCGGCATTTCGTGGCCCTCGCGGAGGAAGAGCACTTCGGGAGGGCGGCCGAGCGCGTCTTCGTGGTGCAGCAGGCGCTCTCGAACTCGATCCGCAACCTCGAAGACGAGCTGGGGGTGGCGCTGGTGCTGCGCACGACCCGGCGCGTGCAGCTCACCCCGGCGGGCCGCGAGTTCCTGATCGGCGCGCGCGAGACGCTGGCCCTGGCCGACCAGACCGCCCTGCGCGCGCGGCGGGCGGCGCGCGGCGAGGTGGGGCACCTGACGGTGGGCTTCGTCAGCGGGCTGGCCTTCGGCGGTCTGCCGGAGATCGTGCGGACCTTCCGCGCGGCCTTTCCGGGGGTCAGCGTGGACCTGCGCGAACTGACGGCCCAGGAGCAGGAGGCGGCCCTGCGCGGCGGCCTGATCAGCGTCGGGCTGATGCTGCTGCCGGTGCGCGACCCCACGCTGGACTCGCAGGCCCTGTGGCGCGAGCCGCTGCTGGCCGCGCTGCCCGCCGAACACCCCCTGGCGGCGCGGGAACGCCTGACCATCGCCGACCTCGCAGGTGAACCCTTCGTGTTCTTTCCGCGCTACCTCCGCGCCACCTACTTCGATCAGGTCATGCGCTGGTGCGCAGGTGCGGGCTTCACGCCGCAGGTCGTGCAGGAGGCCATCGAGATTCCCACACTACTCTCGCTCGTGGCGGCGGGCATCGGGGTCTTTCTGCCCATCGAGTTCTTCTCGCGCCTGTCGCTGCCCGGCGTGGTGTACCGCCCGGTCGAGGACGCCCCAGTCATTGAGATCGTGGCCGCGTGGCCGCGCGGGGTGGGCACACCGCCGCAGCCCGACCCGCTCGTGGAGGCCTTCCTGAAGGTGGCGGGCGAGGTACTGGACGAGCGGCGGGGCGGCGTCTGA
- a CDS encoding monovalent cation/H+ antiporter complex subunit F, translated as MIVNLALGIVALSVLLVTYRVLRGPSWGDRIMAFDFLSVNLVILFALIAVRTRLIVVLDAALVLSLLGFLSTVALTRYLLVGRVMK; from the coding sequence ATGATTGTCAATCTGGCGCTAGGCATCGTGGCCCTGTCCGTCCTGCTCGTGACCTACCGCGTGCTGCGCGGCCCCAGCTGGGGTGACCGCATCATGGCGTTCGACTTCCTGAGCGTGAATCTGGTCATCCTGTTCGCGCTGATCGCCGTGCGCACCCGGCTGATCGTGGTGCTCGACGCTGCCCTGGTCCTGAGCCTACTGGGGTTCCTGAGCACGGTGGCCCTCACGCGCTACCTGCTCGTGGGCCGGGTGATGAAATGA
- the uvsE gene encoding UV DNA damage repair endonuclease UvsE: MTTALGPAYGLVCMTQGPEVRFRTVTLSRYQLLSPAEREAKLLDIYADNIVRLRGAADFCAARGIRLYRMSSSLFPMLDLLGDDTGEAVLTSLAAELTRAGHAFEDAGIRVLMHPEQFIVLNSDRPEVRVSSVRALISHARVMDGLGLSRTPWNLLLLHGGKGGRAAELREVIPDLPDAARLRLGLENDERAYGPQDLLPVCEATGVPMVFDSHHHVVREKLPDQEDPSVREWTLKARATWAPPEWQVVHLSSGIEGPQDRRHSHLITALPSAYHDVPWIEVEAKGKEEAVAALMNPPGAAPA, translated from the coding sequence ATGACCACTGCTCTTGGCCCCGCCTACGGCCTCGTGTGCATGACCCAGGGGCCGGAGGTGCGTTTCCGCACCGTGACGCTCAGCCGCTACCAGCTCCTGTCGCCCGCCGAGCGCGAGGCCAAGCTGCTGGACATCTACGCCGACAACATCGTGCGTCTGCGCGGGGCGGCCGACTTCTGCGCGGCGCGCGGCATCCGGCTCTACCGCATGAGTTCCAGCCTCTTTCCGATGCTCGACCTGCTGGGCGATGACACGGGCGAGGCGGTCCTGACTTCGCTGGCGGCCGAGCTGACGCGCGCCGGGCACGCCTTCGAGGACGCCGGGATCCGCGTGCTCATGCACCCCGAGCAGTTCATCGTGCTCAACAGTGATCGCCCCGAGGTCCGCGTGAGCAGCGTGCGGGCGCTGATCTCGCACGCCCGCGTGATGGACGGCCTGGGGCTGTCGCGCACCCCCTGGAACCTGCTGCTGCTGCACGGCGGCAAGGGGGGCCGCGCCGCCGAGTTGCGCGAGGTGATTCCCGACCTGCCCGACGCTGCCCGCCTGCGCCTGGGCCTGGAAAACGACGAACGTGCATACGGCCCGCAGGACCTGCTGCCCGTGTGCGAGGCGACCGGCGTGCCGATGGTGTTCGACTCTCACCACCACGTCGTGCGCGAGAAACTGCCGGATCAGGAAGATCCCAGCGTGCGCGAGTGGACTCTGAAGGCCCGCGCCACCTGGGCGCCGCCCGAGTGGCAGGTCGTGCACCTGAGCAGCGGCATCGAGGGGCCGCAGGATCGCCGCCACAGTCACCTCATCACCGCGCTGCCGAGCGCCTACCACGACGTGCCCTGGATCGAGGTCGAGGCCAAGGGCAAGGAAGAGGCGGTCGCCGCCCTAATGAATCCGCCGGGGGCCGCCCCGGCCTGA
- a CDS encoding proton-conducting transporter membrane subunit, which produces MTLPTTILQSALPLAPILTPLGLGLLTLLPLRRGPRTTLALLGGLLTLFFALLLVRGTAGGEVLVSELGGWRAPFGIVMTADRLSAYMSALSAVCGVFALWMMTVHEDRVRERHHSFALTLFLLTGVQLSFLTGDLFNLFVAFEIMLVASYALAVLGSTREQLREGLRYIVMNLTASALLVIACGLAYGVLGTLNYAHLAQRSAELGAQGTVTAVGVLLLLVFAAKGALFPLGFWLPGTYPALPPATGALFAAILTKVGIYALIRIFTTVFQQDPALPQGLLLGLGALTMIFGALGAVSQREWRRILSFTVMSSVGYLAFGLGLGTPDALRASLAYLAVSMFVTLALFLIAAAAEQASGSRLVRPERRGFIEKRPLLAACFLLCALTAAGLPPTGGFVAKYALIRAGLLQGSGLATLAVISALASSLVTLYAMLGVWRGFFWGKSAAPAPDAAAAPARLRPAPPALAQRLPAYAASALVAGLALFAGPLFSHAEATARELRDNARYIRGVLGDEPVVIPAAPTGTELQKKEAPGEAP; this is translated from the coding sequence ATGACCCTGCCCACGACCATCCTGCAAAGCGCCCTGCCGCTGGCGCCCATCCTGACCCCGCTGGGCCTGGGCCTGCTGACCCTGCTGCCGCTGCGCCGGGGTCCCAGGACCACCCTGGCGCTGCTCGGCGGCCTGCTGACCCTGTTCTTCGCGCTGCTGCTCGTGCGCGGCACCGCCGGGGGCGAGGTGCTGGTGAGTGAGCTGGGCGGCTGGCGCGCGCCCTTCGGCATCGTGATGACGGCCGACCGCCTCTCGGCGTACATGAGCGCCCTGTCGGCCGTGTGCGGCGTGTTCGCCCTGTGGATGATGACCGTGCACGAGGACCGCGTGCGTGAACGCCACCACAGCTTCGCCCTGACGCTGTTCCTGCTCACCGGCGTGCAGCTCTCCTTCCTGACTGGCGATCTGTTCAACCTGTTCGTGGCTTTCGAGATCATGCTCGTCGCCAGTTACGCGCTGGCAGTGCTGGGGTCCACCCGCGAGCAGCTGCGCGAGGGCCTGCGCTACATCGTGATGAACCTGACCGCCTCGGCGCTGCTGGTCATCGCCTGCGGGCTGGCCTACGGCGTACTCGGCACCCTCAACTATGCGCATCTCGCGCAGCGCTCGGCAGAGCTGGGCGCGCAGGGCACGGTGACGGCGGTGGGCGTGCTGCTGCTGCTGGTGTTCGCGGCCAAGGGGGCGCTGTTTCCGCTGGGGTTCTGGCTGCCCGGCACCTACCCGGCGCTGCCACCGGCGACCGGGGCCCTGTTCGCCGCCATCCTCACCAAGGTGGGCATCTACGCCCTGATCCGCATCTTCACGACCGTTTTTCAGCAGGACCCGGCGCTGCCGCAGGGCCTCCTGCTGGGCCTGGGCGCCCTGACCATGATTTTTGGCGCGCTGGGGGCGGTCAGCCAGCGCGAGTGGCGGCGCATCCTGAGCTTCACGGTCATGAGCAGCGTGGGCTACCTCGCCTTCGGGCTGGGGCTGGGCACGCCCGACGCGCTGCGCGCGAGCCTCGCCTACCTCGCCGTGAGCATGTTCGTCACGCTGGCCCTGTTTCTCATCGCGGCCGCCGCCGAGCAGGCCAGCGGTTCGCGGCTCGTACGCCCCGAACGGCGCGGCTTCATCGAAAAACGGCCGCTGCTGGCCGCCTGTTTCCTGCTGTGCGCGCTGACGGCGGCCGGGCTGCCCCCCACAGGCGGGTTCGTCGCCAAATACGCCCTGATCCGCGCGGGACTGCTTCAGGGCTCGGGGCTGGCGACGCTCGCAGTGATTTCGGCGCTCGCCAGCAGTCTCGTGACGCTGTACGCCATGCTCGGGGTGTGGCGCGGGTTCTTCTGGGGCAAGAGCGCGGCTCCTGCCCCGGACGCCGCCGCAGCCCCGGCCCGGCTCCGGCCCGCGCCGCCTGCCCTGGCGCAGAGACTGCCGGCCTACGCCGCCTCAGCACTTGTAGCGGGGCTGGCCCTCTTCGCCGGGCCGCTGTTCTCGCATGCCGAGGCCACAGCCCGCGAACTGCGCGACAACGCCCGGTACATCCGTGGAGTGCTGGGCGACGAACCGGTCGTCATTCCGGCCGCGCCCACCGGCACCGAATTGCAGAAGAAAGAGGCTCCCGGAGAGGCGCCGTGA
- a CDS encoding MnhB domain-containing protein, with translation MSPKRKKPAPTIGVNSPAPPPLSGDPILRTVSRAAFALVMLFALLLLWRGHNAPGGGFIAGLMTVAALLLHRIATGRSALRVPPLTLIPFGVALSVLTGLVPYLLGQPFLKTAYGYITTPLTGEFEWATALIFDIGVYLTVVGSGLSIAENLAEVHPTERVEEDE, from the coding sequence ATGAGCCCCAAACGCAAGAAGCCCGCGCCCACCATCGGCGTCAACTCGCCCGCCCCGCCGCCCCTGAGCGGTGACCCCATCCTGCGCACGGTGAGCCGCGCGGCCTTCGCCCTCGTGATGCTGTTCGCGCTGCTGCTGCTGTGGCGCGGGCACAACGCACCGGGCGGCGGCTTCATCGCCGGGCTGATGACGGTCGCCGCGCTGCTGCTGCACCGCATCGCCACCGGGCGCAGCGCCCTGCGCGTGCCGCCCCTCACCCTGATTCCCTTCGGCGTGGCCCTGTCGGTCCTGACCGGACTGGTGCCGTACCTGCTGGGCCAGCCCTTCCTGAAGACCGCCTACGGCTACATCACCACGCCGCTGACCGGCGAGTTCGAGTGGGCCACCGCCCTGATCTTCGACATCGGGGTCTACCTGACCGTCGTCGGCAGCGGCCTGAGCATCGCGGAGAACCTCGCCGAGGTCCACCCGACCGAGCGCGTCGAGGAGGACGAATAA